From the genome of Mycobacteriales bacterium:
GTCGCGGCGACCAGGTAGACGGTGATCGGGTGCGGGCCGGTCCGGCCGGCGCGGCCCTCCTCGATGAGTGCGCGCGCCTCGGTGAGCGCGGCCGGGGTCGTGCCGCCGGTGAGGATCGTGCCGTCGGCGTGCGCGCCGGTCAGCCGCAGCGTGCGCGGCCCCTCGGCGCCGGCCAGGACGGGCGGGGCGGCGGCGGGCGGCCAGTCCAGCGCGACGTTCTCGAGCTGGACGTACCGGCCGGCGGTGGTGACCGGGCGGCCGGCCAGCAGTTCCCGCAGCGCATCCAGCTGCTCCCGCAGCAGCGTCAGCGGCGACCCGACGCGGGCGCCGACCTGACCCATCCAGTCCTGGACGCCGTGCCCGACGCCGATCACCGGCCGGCCCGGGAACAGCCGGTGCAGCGTCGCCAGCTCCATCGCGGTGATCGCGACGTTGCGCAGCGGGACCGGCAGCAGCCCGACCCCGACCGCGAGCCGGTCGGTCCAGGCCAGCGCGGCCGCGGCGGCCGCGATGCCGCTCTCCCGGAAGCAGTCCTCCCAGAGCCAGAGCTGCGGGAGGCCGGCTTCGTCCGCCGCCGTCGCGACCGCGCGCAGCCGCTCGGGCGGGAACTGAGGCAGGAAAACGGCACCGACGGTCGTCACGACGGTCCTACACCCCGCTGGCTTCGGCCTGGGTGATGGCGTCCTGCAGCTGCGCCAGCAGCGCCCGGCCGGACTCGAGGTCGAGCTCCAGCGCGACCCGCGCGTCCAGGCCGAGGTCGTAGTTGGTGAAGTCGAGCAGCAGCGCGTGCTCGTCCCCGCTGTGGGTGGCGTGGTCGTAGCCGACCGTCGCCCGGGTCAGCGGGAACCAGCCGGCCTCGCCCTTGGCCATGCCGGTCATCGGATGGCTCACCGCGATCATCGTGCACATGGTCGGCCTCCTCAGGCGTGGAGCTTGTCGGCGAAGAACCCGAAGATCCGGTTCCAGGCGTCCATCGCCTGCTCCTGCCGGTACATCGGGGTGTGGTAGTAGAAGAAGCCGTGGCCGGCGTCGTCGTACCGGTGGAACTCGTAGTCCTTGCCGGCCGCCTTGAGCCGCTCCTCGTGCACGTCGACCTGGTCCGCGGTCGGGCTCACGTCGTCGTTGCCGAACAGGCCCAGCAGCGGGACGGCCAGCTTCTCGGTGTGCTCGATCGGCGCGACCGGCCGGGCCGGGGTCGCGTCCTCGGGCGCGGCCACCACGCCGCCGCCCCAGAGGTCGATGACCGCGTCGAACCCGGGCACCGTCGAGGCGACGAGCACCGCGTGCCGGCCGCCGGAGCAGGTGCCGAGGATGCCGGTCTTGCCGTTGTGGGTCGGCTGCGTCTTCAGCCAGGCCAGCGCCGCGGCGCAGTCGGCGACCACGCTCTCGTCGTGGACACCGCCCTCGCTGCGGACCTTGGCGGTCACGTCGTCCGGGGTGCCGTGCCCGTACCGGCAGTAGAGGTCGGGGGCGATCACCTCGTAGCCGTGCCGGGCCAGCCGCTCGACGAACTCCTGGCTGAACTCGTCGAAGCCGGGCATGTGGTGCGCCAGCACCACGCCCGGGAACGGGCCGTCGCCGTCGGGCCGGGCGACGTACGCATGGATCTCGTCACCACCACCGCCCGGGAACGTCGTGATCCGGGCCGAGACACTGACCGGGCCGGCCGTCGAGAACGAATTCCACATCAGAATTCCAACCTCCGCATCGCGGCATCCTCTGCCGACGGCTCTTGGGTATCACAAGCCGGTACGGCGGCCGTGCCCGGGCGGTTCCGGATCGTCCACTCCGGACGGACGTCAGCGGTGGCCGGAGGGCAGCAGCATCACCAGGGCCATCAGCGGCAGCATGATCACGTGGCCGAGGGGGAGCAGCAAGGAGCCGGGCAGGACACCGGCCCAGTACGGCACGACCAGCGCGGCGAACGGCACGACCATGGCCGCGCTCATCAGCGTGATGCCGCGCCGGCCGTGGCCGCGCACGGCCATCCAGCCGGCCATCGCGACGGTCATGTCGGTGGCCATGGCGAGGGCCATGGTGTCCGGGCGGTCGGCGTACGCGGGCCAGACCGCCCGCCAGACCGGCGCCAGCGCGACCATCCCGACGGTCATCGCGACGATCATCTCCAGATAGTGCCCGGCGAACGCGAGGACCGGACGGCGGGCGGTGGTGACGTGCATGGCGACCTCCTGGTGACGTGTTGACACCGGAAGGGTCGGTCAGCCGGGGGTCCGGCCGGATCTGCCGAAGGTCATGGTCGTGGTCATGACTTCAGCAGCCCCAGCGCGGAGGCGCGCAGCGCGGCCTGGGTCCGGTCCCGCGCGCCCAGCTTGGCCAGCACGGTGCTGACGTGGTTCTTCACCGTGCCCTCGCTGAGGTGCAGCGCCCGGGCGATCTCGCGGTTGCTGCGGCCGCCGGCCAGCCCGCGCAGGACGTCCAGCTCCCGCTCGGTCAGCGGGTCGGCCAGCGGCTGCCGTACGGGCCCGGGCGGCTCCGGCATCGCGGCGACCCGGGCGACGAGCTTCGCCGCCACCGACGGCGCCAGCACCGACTCGCCCCGGTCGGCGGCCTCGACCGCCTCGACCAGCCGCTGGGTGCTGGCGTCCTTGAGCAGGTAGCCGACCGCGCCGGCCCGCAGCGCCGGGAACACCTCGTCGTCGCCGTCGAACGTGGTCAGCGCCAGCACCCGGACGCCGGGGTGGTCGGCCCGCAACCGCCGGGTCGCGCCGACCCCGTCCAGCACGGGCATCCGCAGGTCCATCAGCACGACGTCGGGGGACAGGCGGGCGGTCGCGGCGACGGCCTCCTCGCCGTTCGCGGCCTCGCCGACGACCTCGATGCCGGCCTGGACGGTCAGCAGCGCGACCAGCGCCTCCCGGAACAGGGCCTGGTCGTCGGCGACGAGCACCCGGATCGGCCGGCTCACCCGGGCAGCTCCACGGTCATCGTCACGCCCTCGCCCGGCCGCGACACCAGGCCGACGGTGCCGCCGAGG
Proteins encoded in this window:
- a CDS encoding LLM class flavin-dependent oxidoreductase, which produces MTTVGAVFLPQFPPERLRAVATAADEAGLPQLWLWEDCFRESGIAAAAAALAWTDRLAVGVGLLPVPLRNVAITAMELATLHRLFPGRPVIGVGHGVQDWMGQVGARVGSPLTLLREQLDALRELLAGRPVTTAGRYVQLENVALDWPPAAAPPVLAGAEGPRTLRLTGAHADGTILTGGTTPAALTEARALIEEGRAGRTGPHPITVYLVAATGPDGQSRVDAEATRWGWPSAVDRAAVGSADAVAEQVARWAEAGADTVVLQPTADEPDPESFVAFAAEVNRAL
- a CDS encoding DUF6295 family protein is translated as MCTMIAVSHPMTGMAKGEAGWFPLTRATVGYDHATHSGDEHALLLDFTNYDLGLDARVALELDLESGRALLAQLQDAITQAEASGV
- a CDS encoding dienelactone hydrolase family protein, giving the protein MWNSFSTAGPVSVSARITTFPGGGGDEIHAYVARPDGDGPFPGVVLAHHMPGFDEFSQEFVERLARHGYEVIAPDLYCRYGHGTPDDVTAKVRSEGGVHDESVVADCAAALAWLKTQPTHNGKTGILGTCSGGRHAVLVASTVPGFDAVIDLWGGGVVAAPEDATPARPVAPIEHTEKLAVPLLGLFGNDDVSPTADQVDVHEERLKAAGKDYEFHRYDDAGHGFFYYHTPMYRQEQAMDAWNRIFGFFADKLHA
- a CDS encoding response regulator transcription factor encodes the protein MSRPIRVLVADDQALFREALVALLTVQAGIEVVGEAANGEEAVAATARLSPDVVLMDLRMPVLDGVGATRRLRADHPGVRVLALTTFDGDDEVFPALRAGAVGYLLKDASTQRLVEAVEAADRGESVLAPSVAAKLVARVAAMPEPPGPVRQPLADPLTERELDVLRGLAGGRSNREIARALHLSEGTVKNHVSTVLAKLGARDRTQAALRASALGLLKS